In the genome of Hippoglossus hippoglossus isolate fHipHip1 chromosome 12, fHipHip1.pri, whole genome shotgun sequence, one region contains:
- the LOC117772195 gene encoding cytochrome b ascorbate-dependent protein 3-like — MRSSVFFYSTYTLCVCLGLLCVLFVSCWSSHWRGGFAWDYSALQFNWHPVLMVSGLVVVYGNAAVVYRIPFTWKQNKLTWKLVHAGLMLLGLLLSVVGLCAVFDYHTGANIPNLYSLHSWVGICTVAVFALQWILGLAGFLFPCSPLWFGSSLKPVHVWLGKTILILSLISCISGINEKLLYTLNGSSEEPYSSLPVEAKFANSLGIVLVAFGLVVFGILSKNKWQRPETDGERVQLLHTDDNN; from the exons ATGAGGTCGTCTGTGTTTTTCTACTCCAcctacacactgtgtgtgtgtttgggcctGCTCTGTGTGCTGTTTGTGAGCTGCTGGAGCTCACACTGGAGAGGGGGCTTCGCCTGGGATTATTCTGCCCTGCAGTTCAACTGGCATCCTGTGCTCATGGTGTCAGGACTGGTGGTTGTGTACGGCAACG ctgctgttgtgtatCGTATCCCGTTCACCTGGAAACAGAACAAGCTCACCTGGAAGCTGGTGCACGCTGGACTGATGCTTCTGGGTTTGCTCCTGTCTGTGGTGGGCCTGTGTGCTGTGTTCGATTACCACACAGGCGCAAACATCCCCAACCTTTACTCTCTGCACAGCTGGGTGGGCATCTGTACTGTCGCAGTGTTTGCACTTCAG TGGATCCTCGGCTTGGCTGGTTTCTTGTTTCCTTGTTCTCCACTGTGGTTCGGAAGCTCCCTGAAACCTGTTCACGTCTGGCTGGGAAAAACCATCCTGATCCTCAGTCTCATCTCCTGCATCAGTGGCATCAATGAGAAACTGCTGTACACGCT TAATGGAAGCAGTGAGGAGCCGTACAGCTCGCTGCCCGTGGAAGCAAAGTTTGCAAATTCCCTCGGCATCGTCCTGGTGGCCTTTGGGTTGGTTGTCTTTGGAATCTTGTCCAAAAACAAATGGCAGAGGCCAGAAACAGACGGGGAACGTGTTCAA CTCCTGCACACTGACGACAACAACTGA